One genomic region from Henningerozyma blattae CBS 6284 chromosome 2, complete genome encodes:
- the ALG2 gene encoding GDP-Man:Man(1)GlcNAc(2)-PP-dolichol alpha-1,3-mannosyltransferase (similar to Saccharomyces cerevisiae ALG2 (YGL065C); ancestral locus Anc_6.219) produces the protein MSNLRATIISSNKTDKKNLQIAFIHPDLGIGGAERLVVDAAVGLQEVGHNVTAYTNHCDLSHCFEEVKNGTLKVEVYGDSLPISFFGKFFIIFANIRQLYLVFQLIRTGKIKEYDLFIVDQLSTCIPLLHYFSNAKVMYYCHFPDQLLAKRTSLLKKLYRIPFDLLEQMTISVADSVVVNSKFTRSMYKKTFNYLKHKEEPGVIYPCVDLTPLPIESYDRDLLQVILNPHDKFYLSINRYEIKKNIELALKGFALSSERNNDNAKLIICGGYDERVTENVIYHKQLEKIAGDLELSHATIFYPEFKKQKSLHDFKVSNCKVIFLTSISSSLKELLLEKTEMLLYTPTNEHFGIVPLEAMKYGKPVLAANSGGPLETVISYVEGKNNKTATGWQRNPDPKLWAEAIEEYLEIKNGKLVDFTKNGPRKVNEEFIRPAMTDSFEKYFSQFMNTKRAIYLWEKLIPAVCVLLLLSIPVIISRLMFF, from the coding sequence ATGAGTAACCTAAGAGCTACTATTATTAGCTCAAATAAGACTGATAAAAAGAATCTTCAAATTGCCTTTATTCATCCTGATTTAGGGATTGGAGGTGCTGAAAGATTGGTTGTGGATGCTGCAGTTGGCCTTCAGGAGGTAGGTCATAATGTTACAGCTTATACCAATCATTGCGATTTAAGCCACTGTTTTGAAGAAGTGAAAAATGGAACATTAAAAGTAGAAGTTTACGGTGATTCACTCCCAATTAGTTTCTTTGgtaaattcttcattatttttgcAAATATTAGACAGCTATATTTGGTTTTCCAATTAATCAGAACAGGGAAAATCAAAGaatatgatttatttattgttgACCAATTATCAACATGCATTCCATTGTTACATTATTTCTCAAATGCAAAAGTCATGTATTACTGTCATTTTCCTGATCAGCTTCTGGCTAAAAGAACCAGCTTGTTAAAGAAATTGTATCGTATTCCTTTTGACTTATTAGAACAGATGACTATCAGTGTGGCTGATAGTGTAGTTGTTAATTCCAAGTTCACAAGGTCAATGTACAAAAAGACtttcaattatttgaagCATAAAGAAGAACCAGGGGTCATTTATCCATGTGTGGATTTAACTCCCCTACCAATCGAATCATATGATAGAGATTTGTTACAAGTTATCTTAAATCCTCATgacaaattttatttgagtATTAACAGatatgaaattaaaaaaaatattgaattggCTTTAAAAGGGTTTGCATTATCATCTGaaagaaataatgataatgctAAGCTAATAATTTGTGGTGGTTACGATGAGAGAGTTACTGAAAATGTTATATATCACAAGCagttagaaaaaattgcaGGTGATTTAGAGTTAAGCCACGCAACTATATTTTATCCTGAATTTAAAAAGCAAAAGAGCTTGCATGACTTTAAAGTCTCAAACTGTAAggttatatttttaacttcaatttcttcttcattgaaagaattattattggaaaaaaCCGAAATGCTACTATACACTCCTACTAATGAACATTTTGGTATTGTGCCCTTAGAAGCGATGAAATATGGCAAACCTGTCTTAGCAGCAAATAGCGGTGGTCCTTTAGAAACTGTTATTTCATATGTTGAGggcaaaaataataaaactgCCACCGGATGGCAGCGCAACCCAGACCCTAAATTATGGGCAGAAGCTATTGAAGAGTATTTAGAGATAAAGAATGGAAAATTGGTTGATTTCACTAAGAATGGGCCTCGTAAAgtaaatgaagaatttattcGTCCTGCAATGACAGAtagttttgaaaaatacttttctCAGTTTATGAATACCAAAAGAGCAATTTATTTATGGGAAAAATTAATCCCAGCTGTTTGCGTACTGCTCCTACTTTCTATTCCTGTTATAATTTCACgtttaatgtttttttag
- the TYW1 gene encoding putative tRNA 4-demethylwyosine synthase (similar to Saccharomyces cerevisiae TYW1 (YPL207W); ancestral locus Anc_6.220) — protein MDAIGKHNVSVAVGASAIAYCYFGGRTSFALVGVVLYDMFYSNYVFKSSSPTSANFVVEPEPVEKKKHKCCGGKGGSGCCSNKKDANDKAKKSCKCGHKKNTKESKTVPLSTGFTNKITLEKSIGDITNSTKDNSFPIAVDFTQSFKPKKTKGKKKDTSKKVIISKLPSKNSSEEDVSASQPIAVIDPSTVKSAMTVSTDKLINSQIYIFYSSLQGASLRVANRVKDNLSNKVQDLKYTPIVIHLDEIDDLDDFFVNLPSSENNQINSLYILVIPSYDTDCPLDYFLQTLQENFYDWRINKFPLTKLSGYTVLGLGDKESWPEKFCYQAKKVDHWLSKLGGRRIYPVGEICMKTEGDSKVDEWSDLLSECLKDDNPIVYQYEQSDDEDSDEENSEAEDEDLQDVEDIVKNGKVINDTDIKQMVSKNSPTFKQLKKQGYHIVGSHSGVKICRWTKSDLRGTGSCYKQSLFNITSSRCMELTPSLACSSKCVFCWRHGTNPVSKTWRWEVDEPEYILENALKGHYAMIKQMRGVPGVVAERFQKAFKVGHCALSLVGEPIMYPYINRFVELLHEKEITSFLVCNAQHPEPLENLGKVTQLYVSIDAPTKDELRKVDRPLFKDFWERMLQCLDILNTKQHHQRTVFRLTLVKGFNMGDISAYADLVQRGSPCFIEVKGATFSGTSKSGSNPLTMQNIPFYEECTNFVKEFAKELQRRGLDYDLAAEHAHSNCILLAHKKFQINGEWYTHIDFAKFFELLNSGKDFTHMDYMAKTPEWALFGNGGFAPGNTRVYRKGKNKQKKQDDSSQVDTNMETTIKPGNDITDKMITTNEVKAAV, from the coding sequence ATGGATGCTATAGGTAAACATAACGTGTCTGTTGCTGTTGGTGCTTCAGCTATAGCTTACTGCTATTTTGGTGGGAGAACATCTTTTGCTTTGGTTGGTGTTGTGCTATACGATATGTTTTATTCAAACTATGTATTCAAATCATCAAGTCCTACTTCTGCTAATTTTGTAGTTGAACCTGAACCTGTagagaagaaaaaacaTAAATGTTGTGGGGGCAAAGGTGGCTCAGGTTGCTGTTCAAATAAGAAGGACGCTAACGATAAAGCCAAGAAATCTTGTAAATGTGgccataaaaaaaatacaaaagaaagTAAGACTGTCCCATTATCTACTGGATTCACTAATAAAATCACACTAGAAAAATCTATTGGTGATATTACTAATAGCACTAAAGATAACTCTTTCCCAATAGCGGTTGACTTTACTCAATCATTTAAGCCTAAAAAGACTAAAGGCAAAAAGAAGGATACATCAAAAAAAGTtataatttctaaattacCATCAAAGAATTCTTCAGAAGAAGACGTTTCTGCCTCTCAGCCTATTGCGGTCATTGATCCTTCGACTGTGAAATCAGCTATGACTGTCTCCACTGATAAGCTGATTAATTCtcaaatttatattttttattcttcaTTACAAGGAGCTTCATTACGCGTCGCTAATAGAGtaaaagataatttaaGTAATAAAGTAcaagatttaaaatatactCCGATTGTAATTCATTTGgatgaaattgatgatttaGACGACTTTTTTGTTAATCTACCATCATCAGAAAATAACCAAATTAAtagtttatatatattggtTATACCATCATATGATACCGATTGTCCCTTGGATTATTTCTTACAAACTTTGCAAGAAAACTTTTACGACTGGAggattaataaatttccaTTAACCAAATTATCAGGTTATACTGTCCTAGGTTTAGGTGATAAAGAATCTTGGCCAGAAAAATTTTGTTACCAAGCTAAAAAGGTAGATCACTGGCTATCAAAATTAGGTGGTAGAAGAATTTACCCAGTAGGAGAGATATGTATGAAAACAGAAGGAGATTCTAAAGTTGATGAATGGTCAGATTTATTGTCTGAATGTTTGAAGGATGATAATCCAATTGTTTATCAATATGAGCAatctgatgatgaagatagCGATGAGGAAAATAGTGAAGCAGAAGATGAAGACCTTCAAGATGTGGAGGATATTGTTAAAAATGGAAAGGTAATTAATGATACAGATATCAAGCAGATGGTGTCAAAAAACAGTCCAACTTTCaaacaattaaagaagCAAGGTTATCATATCGTCGGATCCCATTCAGGGGTTAAAATCTGTAGGTGGACAAAGAGTGATTTGAGAGGGACAGGTTCATGTTATAAGCAATCTTTATTCAACATTACTTCAAGTAGATGTATGGAGCTAACACCATCATTAGCTTGTTCGTCAAAATGTGTCTTTTGTTGGAGACATGGTACCAACCCAGTATCGAAAACTTGGAGATGGGAAGTGGATGAGCCAGAATATATCCTTGAAAATGCATTAAAGGGTCACTATGCTATGATTAAGCAAATGAGAGGTGTTCCTGGTGTTGTTGCAGAACGTTTTCAAAAAGCATTTAAAGTTGGTCATTGTGCTTTGTCTTTGGTTGGTGAGCCAATTATGTATCcatatattaatagatttGTTGAATTATTACACGAAAAGGAGATAACAAGTTTCTTAGTTTGTAATGCACAGCATCCAGAACCATTAGAAAACTTAGGTAAAGTCACGCAATTATATGTTTCAATTGATGCCCCAACAAAGGATGAATTAAGAAAGGTTGATAGGCCActatttaaagatttttggGAAAGAATGTTGCAATGTTTGGATATTTTAAACACTAAGCAACATCATCAAAGAACTGTTTTTAGGTTAACCTTAGTTAAAGGTTTTAATATGGGTGATATTTCTGCTTATGCTGATTTAGTTCAAAGAGGGTCCCCATGTTTCATCGAAGTTAAAGGTGCAACTTTCTCTGGTACTTCAAAATCTGGATCAAATCCATTAACAATGCAGAATATACCATTTTATGAGGAATGTACTAATTTTGTTAAGGAATTTGCAAAGGAATTGCAAAGAAGAGGCTTAGATTATGATTTGGCTGCAGAACATGCCCATTCAAACTGTATCTTACTTGCCCAcaagaaatttcaaatcaatGGTGAATGGTATACGCATATTGATTTTGCCAAATTCTtcgaattattaaattctggTAAAGATTTTACTCACATGGATTATATGGCAAAGACCCCAGAATGGGCATTATTTGGCAATGGTGGGTTTGCTCCAGGTAATACAAGAGTCTACAGAAAGGGAAAGAATAAGCAAAAGAAACAAGACGATAGCTCTCAAGTTGATACAAATATGGAAACTACAATTAAACCTGGAAACGATATCACAGATAAAATGATTACCACCAATGAAGTAAAAGCTGCAGTATAA